CCCGGCCCGTTGCATCACTGTCGCGAGTCCGCGCACGGTAAAATCGGTCTCCCATCCGGCAAACCACTTGTCAAGCGCCATGAGCACTCGCTTCAGCAAGCCGTAGATGTGGTACCGCTGGGGTACGTCGACCACCGCCACGCCGCCGGGGCGTAGCACGCGCAAGTTCTCCTGCAACAGCGGCAGCGGATCCCGGAAGTGCTCCACCAGACCTTGATGGAACACCAAGTCCAAGCTGCCACTCCGGAAGGGCAAGGCAAATGCGTCTCCGCGAACTATGTAGAGACCCTTGCGCCCGTGCGTCATGCCGCGCATCATCGCCACCGCCTGCTCCGCATAGTCGAGGAGAACGACTTTCCCGCCACGTTCTGCCAGCCGCATGCCATCGCGGCCGGTACCAGCTCCCACCTCCAAAGCCCAGTTGACCGGGAGCACACCCGCCCGCTCTATTTGCTTGACGACGCGATCCGCATTGGAATAGTATTCGTCCGGGGCAGCTCGTTCCCCCCAGTAAGACTCCCAGTGCTCGCGCCGTGACTCTTTTGCGTGGCTTCTCATCGGCGTTTCTTGCTTAGGTGGAAAAGTAGCAAAAAAACCCCAATAAGTCAAGGTAAAAGACTTAGGGGAGCAGATTCTCGGTAGGGTTTACAGTTCGGGTCATAGAGCGGTGGTGAAGCAGTAAGGATGTGAGCATGGTCTCCCATAAAAAGCTTGAGGGGCCTCATGATGCTGAGGCCCCTCCTTGCTGGCCGGTGAGTGCAAGCTCTCAGCGCGGCAGGTCCACCGCGACGTCCTGCCAGAACTGCGCCTTTATGCGTCCGCCCTTCTTCGCCCGCAACAGCTCAAGTAACCGCAAATAGAGTCCGTTCCTCTTGCGCCAGAGGCTGTTGAGGCGACGCGCATAGTGCGCAATGGCCACCTCCTCCAGGCGAAAAGCCAGCAAACGCCGCACCATTTCGGTCAATGAATAGAAGCGCTGGTGGGCCCAGATCTGAGCCATCTGCAATTCGATCAAGGAGAAGCCACGCGGTTCGAACACGACGTGGTGGGCATCGTACAAGCTCCAATCGTTGAAGGTTATGCGGCCTTCGGCCCGCAGCTCCTCGTAGCAACGACTGCCAGGGAGGGGAGTGAGGATGAGGAATTGAGCTGAGGCCAACTGATGCTTCTTCGCAAAGCGCACGGTTTCCTTGACCGATGCGAACGTATCGTGATCCAGGCCCAGGATGAACATCCCGTGCACATTGATGCGGTGGCGACGGAACACGCGGGTAGCCTCCTCCATTTCCGCCACGGTCTGATGCTTCTTGGTGGCCGCAAGGCTCGCCGGGTTCACCGTCTCGAATCCCACGA
Above is a window of Calditrichota bacterium DNA encoding:
- a CDS encoding class I SAM-dependent methyltransferase, with protein sequence MRSHAKESRREHWESYWGERAAPDEYYSNADRVVKQIERAGVLPVNWALEVGAGTGRDGMRLAERGGKVVLLDYAEQAVAMMRGMTHGRKGLYIVRGDAFALPFRSGSLDLVFHQGLVEHFRDPLPLLQENLRVLRPGGVAVVDVPQRYHIYGLLKRVLMALDKWFAGWETDFTVRGLATVMQRAGFEVLWMYGDYMRPSLLYRTVREGLRRLGVRLPMYPPSCKFLRSVRATLRGLVLRWPVMLNTCLDIGAVARRPVQAR